In the Podospora bellae-mahoneyi strain CBS 112042 chromosome 4, whole genome shotgun sequence genome, one interval contains:
- a CDS encoding hypothetical protein (EggNog:ENOG503PMVJ), whose amino-acid sequence MAESLLQFRATPLEFGLTLLQIDLLCLFAFLCRLSEVHGPGLSQDISTNSVVNQLGRPTSHLIIIIIYLSIDLSVTMVNFSLNVTVLALVASVAAAPATADASSTTFSFARWVEDIIANPDTALSPAEAIAAANATEVVSTAGGLQKRANCQPTFPDAPAPDAAACLNDLARKGANGQHCAMGTRVFEIEMCRIGGAQIVASRGGLAAQSVNCQDVARTGGLIFDSCFRADNTVKGSEICITNRLMQINISGF is encoded by the exons ATGGCAGAATCGCTGTTGCAATTCAGAGCAACGCCTTTGGAATTCGGCTTGACTCTGTTGCAGATCGATTTACTTTGCCTCTTTGCTTTCCTTTGCCGTCTTTCGGAGGTTCACGGTCCAGGGCTATCGCAAGATATCTCTACAAACTCGGTCGTCAACCAGCTTGGGAGGCCGACTTcacatctcatcatcatcatcatttaCCTCAGCATCGATTTATCAGTAACAATGGTCAACTTTTCCCTTAACGTCACCGTCTTGGCTCTGGTGGCCTCAGTGGCAGCTGCCCCAGCCACAGCTGACgcttcttcaaccaccttctccttcgCTCGATGGGTTGAAGATATTATCGCCAATCCGGACACAGCCCTCTCGCCCGCCGAAGCAATCGCGGCAGCGAATGCTACTGAGGTTGTCAGCACGGCAGGCGGTCTCCAAAAGAGAGCCAACTGTCAGCCGACATTTCCAGATGCGCCC GCACCCGACGCAGCAGCCTGCCTTAATGATCTCGCTCGCAAGGGCGCTAATGGTCAACACTGTGCTATGGGGACGCGTGTCTTCGAAATTGAGATGTGTCGAATTGGTGGTGCGCAGATTGTTGCCAGCAGAGGCGGTTTGGCGGCGCAAAGTGTCAATTG CCAGGATGTCGCTCGCACGGGCGGGTTGATCTTTGACAGCTGCTTCCGAGCGGACAACACAGTCAAGGGCAGCGAGATTTGCATTACCAACAGGTTGATGCAGATCAATATCAGTGGATTCTGA